One genomic segment of Rubrobacter calidifluminis includes these proteins:
- a CDS encoding Asp23/Gls24 family envelope stress response protein, translated as MSEQETKRTAQGPAQQADHAARPSPLQGERGGTSISETVVAKVAGIAAQEVDGIRMGGATSQAVGGFIGSITGGSQTQGVSVEVGQEEAAIDLVMSTEYGKSIPQLTEAVRRNVINRIENLVGLRVTEVNITVGNIFFPQEEENGETQREEQGG; from the coding sequence GTGAGTGAGCAGGAAACCAAGAGGACGGCGCAGGGTCCGGCCCAACAGGCGGACCACGCGGCGCGCCCCAGCCCGCTGCAGGGCGAGCGCGGGGGGACGAGCATATCCGAGACCGTCGTGGCTAAGGTCGCGGGCATCGCGGCACAGGAGGTGGATGGCATCCGGATGGGTGGCGCCACCTCACAGGCCGTCGGCGGCTTCATCGGCAGCATCACCGGCGGGAGTCAGACGCAGGGGGTCTCCGTCGAGGTCGGTCAAGAGGAGGCTGCGATAGACCTTGTGATGTCTACCGAATACGGCAAGTCGATCCCGCAGCTCACCGAGGCCGTACGCCGCAACGTCATAAACCGCATCGAGAACCTCGTCGGCCTGAGGGTCACGGAAGTCAACATAACTGTTGGCAACATCTTCTTCCCGCAGGAGGAGGAGAACGGAGAGACCCAGCGGGAGGAGCAGGGCGGCTAG
- a CDS encoding alpha,alpha-trehalose-phosphate synthase (UDP-forming) yields the protein MPGGRFVIVSNRGPFTFSRDESGKRTYSRGAGGLVTALTAVARRSEGSVWLASATTPEDVEVARRGEVLEVEELRVRLVEHDEGAYDMMYNRIANPLLWFVQHGLYDLPYHPQLGEGTRAAWEEGYLAVNRNFAEAAAELARREKADAVLLHDYQLYMTPLFLRERLGEDGFVSLFVHIPWPGPEEWRVLPRYMREGILESLLQTNVLAFHTARYARNFLDTVADVLGARVDRDESMVLHEDRRVWVRHYPISIDPAEFEELSRSEAVLEQEEFVKRLPGRLVLRVDRMDLSKNIVRGFLAYGRMLERHPEMRGEVTFLALLQPSRGGVPEYAAYARAIEESAEEVNRRWGGGGWRPIELSMQDNFPRSVAAYKNYDVLLVNAVRDGMNLVAKEASVANQKDGILILSETAGAHEELGEYALSVNPFDIDEQAEALYRALTMPETERRERARLLRRAVEKNTIEDWVTAQMGDMQACLPEDEAGRESPP from the coding sequence ATGCCCGGCGGTCGTTTCGTCATAGTGTCCAACAGGGGGCCATTCACGTTCTCCCGCGACGAGTCCGGCAAGAGGACGTATAGCAGAGGAGCGGGGGGGCTCGTGACCGCCCTCACCGCCGTGGCGCGTCGCAGCGAGGGCTCCGTCTGGCTCGCCTCGGCCACGACCCCGGAGGACGTCGAGGTGGCCCGCCGGGGAGAGGTGCTCGAGGTCGAGGAGCTGCGGGTGAGGCTCGTCGAGCACGACGAGGGCGCTTACGACATGATGTACAACCGGATAGCCAACCCGTTGCTCTGGTTCGTGCAGCATGGGCTCTACGATCTCCCCTACCATCCCCAGCTCGGGGAGGGGACCAGAGCCGCCTGGGAGGAGGGGTACCTGGCGGTGAACCGTAACTTCGCCGAAGCCGCCGCCGAGCTCGCGCGCCGCGAGAAGGCCGACGCCGTGCTGCTGCACGACTACCAGCTTTACATGACCCCTCTCTTCCTGCGCGAACGCCTCGGCGAAGATGGTTTCGTCTCCCTCTTCGTGCACATCCCGTGGCCCGGGCCCGAGGAGTGGCGCGTACTTCCCCGCTACATGAGAGAGGGGATTCTGGAGAGCCTGCTGCAGACGAACGTTCTGGCCTTCCACACCGCGCGCTACGCCCGCAACTTCCTGGATACGGTCGCAGACGTGCTCGGCGCCAGGGTGGACCGGGACGAGAGTATGGTGCTCCATGAGGACAGACGCGTGTGGGTGCGACACTATCCTATCTCCATAGACCCGGCGGAGTTCGAGGAGCTCTCGCGCAGCGAGGCCGTCCTCGAGCAGGAGGAGTTCGTGAAGAGGCTGCCCGGCAGGCTCGTTCTGCGGGTCGACAGAATGGATTTGTCGAAGAACATCGTGCGTGGATTTCTGGCCTACGGGCGCATGCTGGAGCGCCATCCCGAGATGCGCGGCGAAGTTACCTTCCTCGCCCTGCTCCAACCCTCCCGCGGTGGGGTGCCGGAGTACGCGGCCTACGCCAGGGCCATAGAGGAAAGTGCGGAGGAGGTCAACCGGAGGTGGGGTGGTGGAGGTTGGCGCCCCATAGAGCTCTCCATGCAGGATAACTTCCCTCGCTCGGTCGCCGCCTACAAGAACTACGACGTGCTGCTCGTCAACGCCGTGCGCGACGGGATGAACCTGGTCGCCAAGGAGGCGAGCGTGGCGAACCAGAAAGATGGTATCCTGATCCTGTCCGAGACCGCCGGGGCCCACGAGGAGCTCGGAGAGTACGCCCTTAGCGTCAACCCCTTCGATATCGACGAGCAGGCCGAGGCACTTTACCGGGCGCTGACCATGCCCGAGACGGAACGGCGTGAGAGGGCCCGCCTGTTGAGGCGGGCCGTCGAAAAGAACACCATCGAGGACTGGGTTACTGCACAGATGGGCGACATGCAGGCCTGCCTCCCTGAGGATGAGGCGGGCAGAGAGAGCCCGCCCTAG
- a CDS encoding glycosyltransferase, with protein sequence MLQRVNPGNKALADYRSIVRRELYEEIQELRLRLEGRRVLHINATSFGGGVAEILYTLVPLTRDAGLEVEWGVMFGAEPFFNVTKGFHNALQGADYELSVEDRAIYEEYNRQSARALVEAGEEWDIIFVHDPQPLLIRHFSQGLSERTRWIWRCHIDSSTPNRAVLDYLSPYIKDYDAQVYTMRDYTPPDLELPNLAIVPPAIDPLSPKNMALSADDASYIVSQFGVDAERPFLLQVSRFDPWKDPLGVIDVYRLVKEEIPEIQLVLVGSMAHDDPEGWEYWYKTTSYAAGDEDIFLFSNLTNVGAIEVNAFQSLADVVIQKSIREGFGLVVTEALWKGRPVVASRVGGIPMQLEGGGGILIDTVPEAAAACVKLLRDPEFAYTMGRRGKEHVRANFLIPRLLRDDLRLFAKLLGV encoded by the coding sequence GTGCTGCAGCGCGTAAACCCCGGGAACAAGGCGCTCGCGGACTACCGCAGCATAGTCCGCCGCGAGCTCTACGAGGAGATACAAGAGCTCCGCTTGCGGCTTGAGGGCCGGCGCGTGCTGCACATCAACGCGACCAGCTTCGGCGGCGGGGTCGCGGAGATCCTCTACACCCTCGTCCCGCTCACCCGCGACGCGGGGCTCGAGGTAGAGTGGGGAGTGATGTTTGGGGCCGAGCCCTTCTTCAACGTCACGAAGGGCTTCCACAACGCTCTGCAGGGGGCCGACTACGAGCTCTCCGTCGAGGATAGGGCGATATACGAGGAATACAACCGGCAGTCGGCGCGGGCGCTGGTGGAGGCCGGAGAGGAGTGGGACATAATCTTCGTGCACGATCCGCAGCCCCTCCTCATAAGGCACTTCTCACAGGGACTCTCCGAGCGGACTCGCTGGATCTGGCGCTGCCACATAGACTCCTCCACGCCCAACCGGGCCGTGCTCGATTACCTCTCGCCCTACATAAAGGATTACGACGCGCAGGTCTACACGATGCGGGATTACACCCCGCCGGACCTCGAGCTGCCGAACCTCGCGATCGTGCCACCGGCCATAGACCCGCTCTCCCCCAAGAACATGGCGCTCTCGGCCGACGACGCGAGCTACATCGTCAGTCAGTTCGGGGTGGATGCCGAGAGGCCGTTCCTGCTCCAGGTCTCGCGCTTCGATCCCTGGAAGGACCCTCTGGGCGTCATAGACGTCTACCGGCTGGTCAAGGAGGAGATCCCGGAGATACAGCTCGTTCTGGTCGGTTCGATGGCTCACGACGACCCCGAGGGGTGGGAGTACTGGTACAAGACGACGAGCTACGCCGCCGGAGACGAGGACATCTTCCTCTTCTCCAACCTCACCAACGTCGGGGCCATCGAGGTGAACGCCTTCCAGTCGCTGGCCGACGTCGTGATCCAGAAATCCATCCGGGAGGGGTTCGGCCTGGTCGTCACCGAGGCGCTCTGGAAGGGAAGGCCGGTGGTCGCGAGCCGGGTCGGGGGGATCCCGATGCAGCTCGAAGGGGGAGGGGGCATCCTCATAGACACCGTGCCGGAGGCCGCCGCCGCCTGCGTCAAGCTGTTGCGGGACCCGGAGTTCGCCTACACGATGGGCCGGAGGGGCAAGGAGCACGTGCGGGCGAACTTCCTGATACCGCGTCTGCTGCGCGACGATCTCCGGCTCTTCGCTAAACTACTGGGGGTGTAG
- a CDS encoding ATP-binding protein, whose protein sequence is MNRETTRSESRAGRGFSEPVSLKLPSHPEYILLARLVVARIGQLAGFGPEDVYDLKLAVTEAATNVIRHASVDSFEIEYFARPGFVEITVMDEGGGFDVEDLTRSPDGEGGFGLAVIRGLVDEVILNSTPEGTRLKMIRRLQEEGGRRDR, encoded by the coding sequence ATGAACCGGGAGACCACGAGGTCCGAGAGCAGGGCCGGGAGGGGATTCTCTGAGCCCGTCTCGCTCAAGCTTCCGAGTCACCCGGAATATATCCTGCTCGCCCGGCTGGTCGTTGCGCGGATCGGTCAGCTCGCAGGGTTCGGCCCCGAGGACGTCTACGATCTCAAGCTGGCCGTCACCGAGGCGGCGACCAACGTCATCAGGCACGCTTCGGTCGACTCTTTCGAGATAGAGTATTTCGCCCGTCCGGGGTTCGTCGAGATTACGGTCATGGACGAGGGGGGAGGGTTCGACGTCGAGGATCTCACGCGTTCTCCGGATGGCGAGGGAGGGTTCGGGCTGGCGGTCATCCGCGGGCTCGTCGACGAGGTGATCCTCAACTCCACCCCCGAAGGGACGCGGCTGAAGATGATCCGACGCCTGCAGGAGGAGGGTGGCAGGAGGGACCGCTAG
- a CDS encoding NlpC/P60 family protein, protein MVLATVLAAAGLFAGVNPAWASPAGLKGERAGIDAVQQRLDQLGRKSAAAYEAYNNALYRLNRLDVRLDRTDRSLKRARRELESSREVLREQAARVYRSGNVGFVDVLVGTRTFSEFASRLNMLVNAFIQQRESYEKMRAAEKALVSKKTALEEQRRRQSAVLREAEARREQAERLRRETAAYLNSLNARISRQIETRQERQASLARKQAEAARRTLRHASPAPVVAASPVPLSRVRATSAGEAAKVERQKAEEAARRAVVLQRAAQKAAEKKVDVRRVIGRTDGPGADSSPPGGRLGESRLVQEREAARAVLEARLAAVRKARMEARIAARRAAIQQAAAERAAAERAAAERAAARRRAAEEAVAEAAAKESNYAASTAPVSSAASPGESSTASPGEGTAYTSSADSSGRTSSPPPSPDPAAHTSTSLASSPVTSGEASSPPPGSTVSSSGDVASSGSASHGSSQSSEAYSSAPSGGRADSSSGYAVVQEARTWLGVPYVWGGASRQGVDCSGLTMEVYAHFGIYLPHSAAGQYSYGTPVSSPGPGDLVFMNFDGGGEITHVGIVVGDGQMIDAPYPGTVVRYDPIYSQYTVGYRHLL, encoded by the coding sequence TTGGTTTTAGCGACGGTTCTGGCTGCGGCCGGTTTGTTCGCGGGAGTAAACCCTGCCTGGGCCTCTCCCGCCGGGTTGAAGGGGGAGCGGGCCGGTATAGATGCGGTGCAGCAGAGGCTCGATCAGCTTGGACGGAAGTCTGCGGCGGCGTACGAGGCCTACAACAATGCCCTGTACCGGCTCAACCGCCTGGATGTCAGGCTGGACAGGACCGACCGGTCGCTGAAGCGAGCGCGGAGGGAGCTCGAGTCCTCCCGTGAGGTCCTGAGGGAGCAGGCCGCCCGGGTCTACAGGAGTGGAAACGTTGGGTTTGTCGACGTGCTCGTCGGAACCCGCACCTTTTCGGAGTTCGCCTCCCGGCTGAACATGCTGGTCAACGCGTTTATCCAGCAACGGGAGAGCTACGAGAAGATGCGCGCGGCAGAGAAGGCGCTGGTCTCGAAAAAGACCGCGCTCGAGGAGCAACGTCGGCGGCAGAGCGCCGTCCTTAGGGAGGCCGAGGCGAGACGAGAGCAGGCTGAACGGCTGCGCAGGGAGACCGCTGCCTACCTCAACTCCCTCAACGCCCGTATCTCCCGGCAGATAGAGACGCGTCAGGAGCGCCAGGCGTCCCTCGCGCGGAAGCAGGCCGAAGCCGCCCGACGGACCCTGCGCCATGCCTCTCCGGCGCCCGTGGTCGCCGCCAGCCCGGTCCCCTTGAGCAGGGTGCGGGCCACCTCGGCCGGGGAGGCGGCGAAGGTGGAGAGGCAAAAGGCCGAAGAGGCGGCACGCCGGGCCGTGGTGCTGCAACGAGCCGCGCAGAAGGCTGCCGAGAAAAAGGTGGACGTGCGCAGGGTGATAGGGCGTACAGACGGTCCCGGTGCAGACTCCTCCCCACCGGGAGGCAGGCTGGGCGAGAGCCGTCTCGTGCAGGAGCGTGAGGCGGCCCGGGCGGTGCTCGAGGCGAGGCTCGCCGCCGTCCGGAAGGCGCGCATGGAGGCCCGGATTGCGGCGCGCAGGGCGGCCATCCAGCAGGCGGCGGCCGAGCGGGCAGCGGCCGAGCGGGCTGCAGCGGAGCGGGCCGCTGCCAGGCGTCGGGCCGCAGAAGAGGCTGTTGCGGAGGCGGCGGCGAAAGAGAGCAATTATGCAGCCTCCACCGCTCCGGTCTCCTCCGCGGCTTCCCCGGGCGAATCCTCCACGGCTTCCCCGGGCGAAGGTACGGCTTACACTTCCAGCGCGGACTCCTCCGGCAGGACTTCATCGCCTCCGCCAAGCCCGGATCCGGCGGCCCATACCTCTACGAGTCTCGCCTCTTCTCCTGTGACCTCGGGCGAAGCTTCCTCCCCGCCCCCGGGCTCGACGGTCTCTTCCTCCGGAGACGTGGCGTCGAGCGGGAGCGCTTCCCACGGGTCTTCCCAGTCCTCCGAAGCATACTCTTCGGCCCCGTCCGGGGGGCGGGCTGACTCCAGCTCCGGATATGCGGTCGTCCAGGAGGCCAGGACGTGGCTCGGGGTCCCCTACGTCTGGGGGGGAGCCTCGCGGCAGGGGGTGGACTGCTCGGGGCTCACGATGGAGGTCTACGCCCACTTCGGCATCTACCTGCCGCACTCTGCGGCCGGGCAGTACTCCTACGGCACGCCGGTCTCCAGCCCCGGTCCCGGAGACCTCGTCTTCATGAACTTCGACGGCGGAGGCGAGATAACCCACGTCGGTATAGTGGTCGGGGACGGGCAGATGATCGACGCTCCCTATCCGGGGACGGTGGTCCGGTATGATCCCATCTATTCCCAGTACACGGTGGGCTACCGGCACCTGCTCTAG
- a CDS encoding CDP-alcohol phosphatidyltransferase family protein, giving the protein MSLPRREPRRPVSFKESLRQFFLGPLIRLLSSLQVRPDTLTVVGWILSLVAALLFGDGRTRVAGAVMLAAGLFDALDGAVARQSNRSSPFGAFLDSTLDRFSESAVFVGIMFFYASFSRPVEVLLTGLAMTFSLLTSYTRARAEGLGYECQVGLLERAGRVVLLSGCAILGILNVGVWAVALGALITSFQRILYVRRVSLEERKDPSA; this is encoded by the coding sequence GTGAGCCTGCCACGTCGTGAGCCGCGCCGGCCGGTGTCTTTCAAGGAATCCCTGCGCCAGTTTTTCCTGGGGCCTCTGATCCGCCTCCTCTCCTCGCTCCAGGTGCGTCCGGACACGCTCACCGTCGTGGGTTGGATACTCTCGCTGGTCGCCGCCCTGCTGTTCGGCGATGGGCGCACGAGGGTGGCGGGGGCGGTCATGCTGGCCGCAGGTCTGTTCGACGCGCTTGACGGTGCGGTTGCCCGGCAGTCCAACCGCAGCAGTCCCTTCGGGGCCTTCCTCGACTCGACGCTCGACCGCTTCTCGGAGTCGGCGGTCTTCGTCGGGATCATGTTCTTCTACGCGAGCTTCTCCCGGCCGGTGGAGGTCCTGCTGACGGGGCTGGCGATGACCTTCTCTCTGCTCACCTCGTACACCAGGGCCCGCGCCGAGGGCCTCGGGTACGAGTGCCAGGTCGGGCTGCTCGAGAGAGCGGGCAGGGTCGTGCTCCTCTCGGGCTGCGCCATCCTGGGCATCCTCAACGTCGGCGTGTGGGCCGTGGCGCTCGGCGCCCTCATAACCTCTTTCCAGCGGATACTCTACGTGCGCCGTGTCTCACTCGAAGAGAGAAAAGACCCCTCCGCCTGA